A window of Streptobacillus canis genomic DNA:
AGATAACATTTAATCAATACAGAAAAAGTGTCTTATATTTAAAAGAATTTTCGCCAATTTGCACTCAACATAGTGTTAAGGGTAGTGAATATGATAATGTACTTCTTGTATTAGAGTCTGATTGGAATAAATACGATTTTAATACATTATTTGGAAAGGGGTCTTCAAATTCTAATGTTCAACTAAGAACGAAAAAATTATTTTATGTATGTATGACGAGAGCAAAAAAGAATTTAATAATATATATGCCTACTAATGATTCTGACATATTGGGGAAAGCAAAAGATTTTTTTGGAGAAGAAAATGTTATAGATATTTCTTCGATTGAATAGAGGAGATGGTTATCTTTCCATCTCCTTAACCATGTAAATTCTATAGTTTTTTTGTATTTGATAAAGCTCGTCCATAGTAGATTTTGTAGAAGAATACTCTTGCATTAGGGTATTCTTTTTTTCTTGCAATTTATCAAGTCTATCTAAAATATCCTTAGAATTTAGGAGCTTGGAATAGGATTTTTTAAGCTCTGAAAGGGAATTTTCATATAGGGTAATTTGAGCTTTGTATTCTTCAAAAAATGCCTTATCAGACGAATTAGCCTTATATTCCTTATAGTATTGTCTGTTTTTTTTACTGTATGAACTTGTTCCATAGTGGCAGAAAGCTCCTGTATTTCCTTATCAATAGCCTTGATTTTATCCTGTAAATTTTGCCTTTCATCAGCTGTTTTTTGGATATACTCGTCAAGCTGCTTAACAGATTTAATTCCTTGTTCTCTAAGAAAGATGACAGACTCAGCTATTGTATTAAGGTTATGTTTGGTTGCCCAATATTCATAGCCTTTGCTTTCTTTTACTTTTATATTGGTGTTCATATCAATAACATTGCCGATCCGTTTTTTGACAGTAGGAGTCTTGATAAACTCTCTTTCTGCAATGCGTTCTTTTAATTTTTCTTCGGTGTAATCTTCTCCGATAGTTTTAGCCCTTGTAAATCTCGCCTTATTTTTTGGCTTAAAAGCAATGTGTTTGCCATATTTAATTTCACAGCCAAGATCAGCCATCTTTTTTAGAAACTCATCCCAATCCTTAGACTGTTTTATCATTCTGTCAATGTCAAATTGAAGCCTGCTTTTCCAAGAAGTACCACGCTTTACCTGTTCGTTTTCATACCAAGACTTACCGTTAGTCTTATATTTTTTCTTATAGCTTTCATAAAACTCATCAATGACAGATAGGTTATTTTCTTTGCACGATTTATCACTGTGATACCTGATTTTATGATAGCTTTTCTTATTAGACTGGTAGCACTTACCCGTTATCATATTTACATTATTAAAGATGATGTGATTATGAATATGCCCCTTATCTATGTGAGTAGATAAGACAAATTCATACTCATTTTTAATATCTTTTTGAATAACTTCATACCGATTTGGTGTGCCATTTCAGTCGTAGTTTCGTCCGGTAAAAAGGATTGAATGAGATGTCTTGCAAGAACAGTTCCCTTTGTTCCTGCATCATTTCGTGTCCTTAAAAATTCAGTATGAGCAGTTGACTCATGGCATTTATGCGTGCTGACTAAAATCTGCTCGTCTGTTTTATCTCCATTTACAATGTATTCGATAGCAAGATTAAGAGTCGATTTGATAGGGTGTATTTTTGTAATAGCCATAAAAACTAATCACCTCCGGAAGTCCTGTTAAGCAGCAGGGAATGAATTTGCCATAGCTCTTTTGAGAAATGTTTAATCTCTTTTTTCATATCATTAATGTCCTCTTCGTAAATTACACCTGTTGAATTTACTCGCTTTGCAATCTGATTGATGTTATTTGTGACATTTGAAAGCAAGCCTTGTAAATCTCGGAAAGGCTCTAAATCCACTTGATAAATTTCCTTTTCTAAAACGCATTTGCGGATAAAATGGCTCATATTTCTACACTTTGCAAGTTTTCTTTTATCTTCAAAAAGAGCCTTTTCTTCTTCTGTTAGTTTAATTTCAAGTCTTTCATTTCGTATTCTATTTGCCATAGGTAGTTCCTCCTTTGAATGTATTTCGGGGTCTTAGGGTTCTCCCTAACAAGCCAAAAATTGATAAAAAAAGAAGCAGTTCCCAGAGGGCTGCTTCATCAATTTTTTCGTAAGTGTCCGTACACTTACTGTGCTTGCTACAAAAGAATGATTATGGTAGAAAGCATTAAGCAAGTTTTAAATGTATATCTTATATTATACCAAATGAGATAAGTAATGTCATCAGAATTGAAAAAATGCTTTTAATATGACAACATATGTCAAGTTAATATGGTATAATAAATATAGGAGATGTTAAGACGATGAAAGATAATAGGCTATTTAGGATACTATATTATATTTTAGAAAAGGGAAAAGTTACAGCAAGCGAACTTGCTGATAAATTTGAGGTATCAGTCAGAACAATTTATAGAGATATTGACTCTATCAGTAGTGCAGGTATTCCCATTTATGCGTTGCAAGGAAAGGGTGGTGGAATAGAAATTGCTGAGGATTTTGTTCTTAGTAAATCACTACTGTCTGAAAACGAGAAACAACAAATTATGTCAGCTCTTCAGGGATTGGAGAATACAACAATACAACATGAGAATGAGCTTCTAACAAAACTATCCGCACTCTTTAAAATAAAAATACCAGTTGGATAGAAGTTGATTTTAATAATTGGCAAAACAATAAGATGTATGAAAAAACATTTAATGATATTAAGTCCGCAATTTTAAGTAAGAACATTGTTTCATTCACATATTTTAGCAGTAATGAAAAAGAAACAAGCAGAAGAGTTAAACCTGTGAGATTGCTTTTCAAGAGTCAGGATTGGTATCTATATGCCCTATGTTTACTCAGAAATGATTTCAGATATTTCAAATTGTCCAGGATAAAGAATTTAGAAATCCATACTGAAAAGTTTGATGACAACTTTGAAGATGTAATACTCAAAAAAGAAACGCCACATGAGAATACAGTGAATATAAAAGTTAAGTTTGATCGAAAAGTTGCTTTCAGGGTATATGATGAACTAAACGGAGAAATTACAGAAGATAATGACGGAAATTTATATACTGAAATAGAAATACCGAATGACTATAACTTATATAATTATATTTTTTCATTTGGAGATGAAGCAGAAGTATTGGAACCTGAAGAAGTTAGAATGCAAATTAAAAAAATGATAAATAAAATGGCAGAAAAATATATAATATGACAGATGGTGTCAAGTATGGTGAGATATAATTATCTTAAATAAAGATAAGGAGGAATAAAAAATGGATACGAAATATTGTCAATGTTGTGGCATGCCTATGGGAGAGGAAACAGAGCTTTATGGTACAAATTCAGATGGAAGCGTAAATGAAGATTATTGTAAGTATTGCTTTGAGAAAGGCGAATTTACTTTTAAGGGAACAATGGAGGAAATGATTGAGATATGCGTTCCTCATGTAGTCGAAGCCA
This region includes:
- a CDS encoding plasmid mobilization protein, whose protein sequence is MANRIRNERLEIKLTEEEKALFEDKRKLAKCRNMSHFIRKCVLEKEIYQVDLEPFRDLQGLLSNVTNNINQIAKRVNSTGVIYEEDINDMKKEIKHFSKELWQIHSLLLNRTSGGD
- a CDS encoding helix-turn-helix transcriptional regulator encodes the protein MKDNRLFRILYYILEKGKVTASELADKFEVSVRTIYRDIDSISSAGIPIYALQGKGGGIEIAEDFVLSKSLLSENEKQQIMSALQGLENTTIQHENELLTKLSALFKIKIPVG
- a CDS encoding WYL domain-containing protein, coding for MYEKTFNDIKSAILSKNIVSFTYFSSNEKETSRRVKPVRLLFKSQDWYLYALCLLRNDFRYFKLSRIKNLEIHTEKFDDNFEDVILKKETPHENTVNIKVKFDRKVAFRVYDELNGEITEDNDGNLYTEIEIPNDYNLYNYIFSFGDEAEVLEPEEVRMQIKKMINKMAEKYII
- a CDS encoding zinc ribbon domain-containing protein; translated protein: MDTKYCQCCGMPMGEETELYGTNSDGSVNEDYCKYCFEKGEFTFKGTMEEMIEICVPHVVEANKDMNEDSARKMMMEFFPTLKRWKE